One Bacteroides sp. genomic region harbors:
- the rocD gene encoding ornithine--oxo-acid transaminase, producing MRTTTGKITSKQAIELEDKHGAHNYHPLPVVLERGEGVFVWDVEGKRYYDFLSAYSAVNQGHCHPKIVDALIEQSKTLALTSRAFHNNVLGVYEKYLTEYFGFDKVLPMNTGAEAVETAIKLTRKWAYKKKGITQNEAKIVVCENNFHGRTTTIVSFSNDPDGYGDYGPFTPGFIRIPYNDVDALAEALKDPNVAGFLFEPIQGEAGVFVPDEGYLKKTYELCKKHNVLYIADEVQTGIARTGKMLACDHEGVKPDILILGKAISGGIYPVSAVLANDDIMLVIKPGQHGSTFGGNPVAAKVAMAALDVVKDEKLAERAEHLGQILRKELRAIKTDMISLVRGKGLLNAIVITPKNGKEAWDVCLKMAENGLLAKPTHGDIIRFAPPLVITEEQLMECVDIIKKSLLSFE from the coding sequence ATGCGTACGACGACCGGTAAGATTACATCAAAGCAAGCCATTGAGCTGGAAGACAAGCACGGTGCACACAATTACCACCCCCTGCCGGTGGTGCTCGAGCGCGGTGAAGGCGTCTTTGTATGGGACGTGGAAGGTAAGCGTTATTACGACTTCCTCTCTGCCTATTCTGCAGTAAACCAGGGACACTGCCATCCAAAGATCGTGGATGCCCTCATTGAGCAGTCGAAAACACTGGCCCTTACCTCACGCGCTTTCCACAACAATGTGCTGGGCGTGTATGAGAAATATTTGACCGAATACTTTGGCTTCGACAAGGTGCTGCCGATGAATACCGGCGCCGAGGCCGTTGAAACCGCCATCAAGCTCACCCGAAAGTGGGCTTACAAAAAGAAAGGTATTACCCAGAACGAAGCAAAAATCGTCGTCTGCGAAAACAACTTCCACGGACGCACCACCACCATCGTGTCCTTCTCCAACGACCCCGATGGCTATGGTGATTACGGTCCCTTCACCCCCGGCTTCATCCGCATTCCTTATAACGATGTGGATGCTCTGGCCGAAGCCCTCAAGGATCCCAACGTTGCAGGCTTCCTGTTTGAACCCATCCAGGGCGAAGCAGGCGTGTTTGTCCCCGATGAAGGCTACCTGAAAAAGACCTATGAGCTTTGCAAGAAGCACAACGTACTTTACATCGCCGACGAAGTACAGACAGGCATTGCCCGGACTGGCAAAATGCTGGCTTGTGATCACGAAGGCGTAAAGCCGGACATCCTTATCCTTGGAAAAGCCATCAGCGGCGGTATCTATCCGGTGTCTGCAGTACTGGCCAACGACGACATCATGCTTGTCATCAAGCCCGGACAGCACGGCTCAACCTTTGGCGGCAACCCCGTGGCGGCCAAAGTGGCCATGGCAGCACTCGATGTGGTGAAGGACGAAAAACTGGCCGAAAGGGCAGAACACCTTGGACAGATCCTGCGCAAGGAACTTCGCGCCATTAAGACCGATATGATCTCCCTGGTTCGCGGCAAAGGCCTCCTCAACGCCATCGTCATTACGCCCAAAAACGGCAAGGAAGCCTGGGATGTTTGCCTGAAGATGGCCGAAAACGGACTGCTTGCTAAGCCCACCCATGGCGACATCATCCGCTTCGCACCCCCGCTGGTCATCACTGAAGAGCAACTGATGGAATGCGTGGACATCATCAAAAAGTCCTTGCTTTCATTTGAATAA
- the hemW gene encoding radical SAM family heme chaperone HemW, translating to MAGIYIHIPFCRQACHYCNFHFSVSQRHKAEFLDCLLKEIEMRKDFFGKPQDQEKKFRLESIYLGGGTPSILHLEELNSIFDRLSEFFDYDQSAEITLEANPDDLSLEKLAALKQTPINRLSIGIQSFFAEDLAYMNRVHSPKQATEAIENALKLGFSNLTIDLIYGTPTMNDLHWKENLQRTIDFGIQHISAYALTVEPKTALDVFIRRGQAKPVEEEQSARQFEMMVEMLAGQGYKHYEISNFALGGKYSKHNLSYWTGKPYLGLGPSAHSFRGTERSWNLPNTTKYIHSIQKGLLLLESEQLSPAQRYDEYLMTSLRTMWGCDMIRVKEGWGEEKRKELENQSLQLIEQGLMIRKDSHLILTEKGRLFADRIASDLFWV from the coding sequence ATGGCCGGAATCTATATCCATATCCCATTTTGCCGGCAGGCCTGCCATTACTGCAACTTCCACTTCTCGGTGTCGCAGCGGCATAAGGCGGAATTCCTTGATTGCCTGCTAAAGGAAATTGAAATGCGAAAGGATTTCTTTGGCAAGCCTCAGGATCAGGAAAAAAAATTTCGGCTCGAAAGCATTTACCTGGGTGGGGGCACGCCTTCCATTCTGCACCTTGAAGAGCTGAACAGCATCTTCGACCGCCTGTCGGAATTTTTCGATTATGATCAAAGCGCTGAGATCACCCTGGAGGCCAATCCCGATGACCTGAGTTTGGAAAAGCTGGCTGCGCTAAAGCAAACCCCCATCAATCGCCTGAGCATTGGCATTCAGTCTTTTTTTGCTGAGGACTTGGCCTATATGAATCGGGTGCATTCCCCCAAGCAGGCCACTGAGGCCATCGAAAACGCCCTGAAACTGGGTTTCAGCAATCTGACCATCGACCTGATCTATGGCACGCCCACGATGAATGACTTGCATTGGAAGGAAAACCTTCAACGGACCATTGATTTTGGCATTCAGCATATTTCAGCCTATGCCCTGACGGTTGAGCCCAAGACCGCGCTGGATGTCTTCATCCGCCGGGGGCAGGCCAAGCCGGTGGAGGAGGAGCAAAGCGCCCGGCAGTTTGAGATGATGGTGGAAATGCTGGCAGGGCAAGGTTATAAGCATTACGAGATTTCCAATTTTGCCCTTGGGGGGAAATATTCAAAACATAATCTATCCTACTGGACCGGTAAGCCCTACCTTGGCCTTGGCCCATCTGCACATAGCTTCCGCGGGACAGAGCGCTCGTGGAATCTGCCCAATACAACCAAATACATTCATTCCATTCAGAAAGGGCTACTGCTCCTTGAAAGCGAGCAGCTCAGCCCGGCCCAGCGCTACGACGAATACCTGATGACCTCACTCCGTACGATGTGGGGATGTGATATGATCAGAGTGAAGGAGGGATGGGGAGAAGAGAAGAGAAAAGAGCTTGAAAATCAATCCCTTCAGCTTATTGAACAAGGCTTAATGATTAGGAAGGATAGCCATCTTATCCTTACGGAGAAGGGAAGGCTGTTTGCGGACAGGATTGCGTCGGATTTATTTTGGGTGTAA